From a region of the Pontixanthobacter gangjinensis genome:
- a CDS encoding vWA domain-containing protein, protein MFFDFIDELRSAGIQASFKEHLTLLEALDRDVIEQTPEAFYYLSRATFVKDEGLLDRFDQVFNKTFKGIMSDYGQNPVDIPEDWLKAIAEKFLTPEEMAAIESLGDWDEIMDTLKKRLEEQEKRHEGGNKWIGTGGTSPFGHGGFNPEGVRIGGEGKHNRAIKVWEKREFANLDNTKELGTRNIKMALRRLRRFAREGSADELDLDATIDGTAKQGWLDIRMRPERHNAVKLLLFLDVGGSMDPFIKLCEELFSAANSEFKNLEFFYFHNCLYEGVWKDNKRRWQERTNTWDILHKYGHDYKVIFVGDAAMSPYEITHQGGSVEHMNEEAGAVWMQRVANTYPATVWLNPVPEKQWNYSQSTKMLKQLVNDRMYPLSLDGLEAATRELSRKHGA, encoded by the coding sequence ATGTTTTTTGATTTCATCGACGAATTGCGATCTGCCGGCATTCAGGCGTCTTTCAAGGAACATCTGACGCTGCTCGAAGCGCTTGATCGAGATGTGATCGAACAAACGCCCGAGGCGTTTTATTACCTCAGCCGCGCAACCTTTGTGAAAGATGAGGGTCTGCTCGACCGGTTTGACCAGGTGTTTAATAAGACATTCAAGGGCATCATGTCCGATTATGGTCAAAATCCGGTCGATATTCCCGAGGACTGGCTCAAAGCGATCGCCGAAAAATTTCTCACCCCCGAAGAGATGGCCGCGATTGAATCGCTCGGCGATTGGGACGAGATCATGGATACGCTGAAGAAGCGGCTCGAAGAGCAGGAAAAACGCCACGAAGGCGGCAACAAATGGATCGGCACTGGCGGAACCAGCCCGTTTGGCCATGGCGGCTTCAACCCCGAGGGCGTGCGAATTGGCGGCGAAGGCAAACATAATCGCGCAATTAAAGTGTGGGAGAAACGCGAATTCGCCAATCTCGACAACACCAAGGAATTGGGCACGCGCAATATCAAAATGGCGCTGCGCCGCCTGCGCCGCTTTGCGCGTGAAGGCAGCGCGGATGAGCTCGATCTGGATGCGACCATCGATGGCACTGCCAAGCAGGGCTGGCTCGACATCCGGATGCGTCCCGAGCGGCATAATGCCGTCAAATTGCTGCTGTTCCTCGACGTAGGCGGATCGATGGACCCGTTCATCAAATTATGTGAAGAATTGTTCAGCGCGGCCAATAGCGAGTTCAAAAATCTCGAATTCTTCTACTTCCACAATTGCCTTTATGAAGGCGTGTGGAAGGATAATAAACGCCGTTGGCAGGAACGGACCAACACATGGGATATCCTCCACAAATACGGCCATGATTATAAGGTTATCTTTGTCGGCGATGCGGCAATGAGCCCCTATGAAATCACCCATCAGGGCGGCAGCGTGGAGCACATGAACGAAGAAGCAGGTGCGGTGTGGATGCAGCGCGTGGCGAATACCTATCCTGCAACGGTTTGGCTAAATCCGGTGCCCGAAAAGCAGTGGAATTATTCGCAAAGCACCAAGATGCTCAAGCAATTGGTCAATGACAGGATGTATCCCCTGTCACTGGACGGTCTGGAAGCAGCGACGCGAGAATTGAGCAGGAAACACGGGGCCTGA
- a CDS encoding DUF817 domain-containing protein, with amino-acid sequence MSRPISHSRFHAARQRLESFEPKPGFHAYFYEFLLFGFKQAWACLFGGLLLFLLLATHFFYPDNAPLHRYDFLTLAAIAIQMALLALRLETLREAAVILMFHVVGTVMELFKTAAGSWVYPEDSLLHIGAVPLFSGFMYAAVGSYIARVWRIFDFRFSNYPPHYLTWLLAAAVYVNFFAHHWVIDIRYGLFAAAALLFWRTRVYFKNWREHRWMPLILGHFLVAIFIWFAENIATFANAWNYPGQEDGWEMVGFAKLGSWYLLMLISFVLVALVQPVQEPD; translated from the coding sequence GTGAGCCGACCAATCTCCCATTCGCGCTTTCACGCGGCCAGGCAGCGGCTTGAAAGCTTTGAGCCAAAGCCCGGATTTCATGCCTATTTCTATGAGTTCCTGTTGTTTGGTTTCAAGCAAGCGTGGGCATGTCTGTTCGGCGGATTGTTGCTGTTCCTGCTGCTCGCGACGCATTTTTTCTATCCCGACAATGCGCCGCTGCACCGATATGATTTCCTGACCCTTGCCGCCATCGCAATCCAGATGGCGCTGCTCGCATTGCGTTTGGAAACTTTGCGCGAGGCGGCTGTAATCCTGATGTTCCATGTCGTTGGTACGGTGATGGAATTGTTCAAAACCGCCGCGGGATCGTGGGTCTACCCCGAGGACAGCCTGCTCCACATTGGCGCAGTGCCGCTGTTTTCGGGCTTCATGTATGCCGCCGTCGGCAGCTATATCGCGCGAGTATGGCGGATATTTGACTTCCGTTTCAGCAACTACCCGCCGCATTATTTGACCTGGCTGCTGGCGGCGGCGGTTTACGTCAATTTCTTCGCGCATCATTGGGTGATTGATATCCGCTACGGATTGTTTGCCGCAGCGGCCTTGTTATTCTGGAGGACGCGCGTCTATTTCAAGAACTGGCGCGAGCACCGCTGGATGCCGCTGATCCTCGGGCATTTTCTGGTCGCGATCTTCATCTGGTTTGCAGAGAACATCGCGACATTCGCCAATGCGTGGAATTATCCGGGTCAGGAAGATGGCTGGGAAATGGTCGGCTTTGCCAAATTGGGCAGCTGGTATTTGCTGATGCTGATCAGCTTCGTGCTGGTCGCGCTGGTGCAGCCGGTGCAGGAGCCTGATTGA
- a CDS encoding exo-beta-N-acetylmuramidase NamZ family protein gives MTVLFGIDRLLGDQSLLDELKGRRVALVAHPASVTTDLAHSLDALIAAGVNVTSAFGPQHGLKGDKQDNMVETEDETDPAYGIPIFSLYGEVRRPTGQMMSSADVFLFDLQDLGCRIYTFVTTLLYLLEAAEQHGKEVWVLDRPNPAGRPIEGTLLELGHESFVGAGPMPMRHGLTMGEMGHWFIKHCGIDVPYRVVGMSGWKPDAAPGYGWPEDRVWINPSPNAANVNMARAYAGTVMIEGANVSEGRGTTRPLEVLFGAPDIDAAAVLAEMHRFAPQWMAGCAIRECHFEPTFHKHQGQLCNALMIHAEGPFYDHAAFKPWRLQALAFKAIRNLYPDYDLWRDFPYEYELERLAIDVINGGPALRQWVDDAASCAVDLEVIASADEAVWRKSVAEHLLY, from the coding sequence GTGACTGTTCTCTTCGGAATCGACCGGCTGCTCGGGGATCAATCGCTGCTCGATGAATTAAAGGGCAGACGGGTCGCGCTGGTGGCGCATCCCGCTTCGGTCACTACCGACCTAGCTCACTCCCTCGACGCCTTGATCGCAGCGGGTGTGAACGTGACATCTGCCTTTGGTCCGCAGCATGGCCTAAAAGGCGATAAGCAAGATAACATGGTCGAGACCGAGGACGAGACCGATCCGGCCTATGGTATCCCGATTTTCAGCCTTTACGGCGAAGTCCGCCGCCCAACCGGCCAGATGATGTCGAGCGCCGATGTGTTTCTGTTCGATCTGCAGGACCTTGGTTGCCGCATATACACTTTCGTCACCACGCTGCTCTATCTGCTCGAAGCGGCTGAACAGCACGGCAAAGAGGTGTGGGTGCTCGACCGGCCCAATCCGGCAGGTCGCCCGATTGAAGGAACTTTGCTGGAGCTTGGTCACGAGAGCTTTGTCGGCGCCGGACCTATGCCTATGCGCCACGGATTGACTATGGGTGAGATGGGTCATTGGTTCATTAAACATTGCGGCATCGACGTACCCTATCGTGTAGTCGGGATGTCTGGCTGGAAACCCGACGCCGCACCTGGCTATGGTTGGCCCGAAGACCGCGTTTGGATCAACCCGAGCCCAAACGCCGCCAATGTGAATATGGCGCGCGCCTATGCAGGAACGGTGATGATCGAGGGCGCGAATGTGAGCGAGGGCAGGGGGACAACCCGCCCGCTCGAAGTGTTGTTCGGCGCGCCGGACATCGATGCAGCGGCGGTGCTGGCCGAAATGCACCGCTTCGCACCGCAATGGATGGCAGGCTGCGCCATCCGTGAATGCCATTTCGAACCCACGTTTCACAAGCATCAAGGCCAATTGTGCAATGCGCTGATGATCCATGCGGAAGGGCCGTTTTACGATCACGCCGCCTTCAAACCTTGGCGTCTGCAAGCGCTGGCTTTCAAGGCGATCCGCAACCTCTATCCGGATTACGATTTGTGGCGCGATTTTCCCTATGAATATGAGCTGGAGCGGCTTGCGATCGACGTAATCAACGGCGGGCCTGCGCTACGCCAATGGGTCGATGACGCTGCATCATGCGCTGTTGACCTTGAGGTGATTGCCTCGGCTGACGAGGCAGTTTGGCGAAAGTCAGTCGCGGAGCATCTGCTGTATTAA
- a CDS encoding DOMON domain-containing protein has product MHSLILHPDCSAGPITSVSAEISPTPGGCTARFTLQGDISRIKIPEQADGIREDYLWKTTCFEIFWQPVSGNYYRELNLSPSSKWACYDFDDFRLNSRDAPADGVEIGCTHDHRELELEAEIRSELPLPAHVALNAIIEDTDGNIQFWAIAFEDGKPEFHSRVCRAIVLETVS; this is encoded by the coding sequence ATGCATTCCCTCATCCTACATCCCGATTGTAGCGCCGGACCAATCACCTCGGTTAGCGCGGAAATTTCTCCAACGCCGGGCGGCTGCACCGCGCGGTTCACGCTGCAAGGCGATATCAGCCGGATCAAAATACCCGAGCAGGCAGACGGTATCCGCGAAGATTACTTGTGGAAGACCACCTGTTTTGAAATTTTCTGGCAGCCCGTCAGCGGCAATTATTACCGCGAATTAAACCTGTCTCCGTCAAGTAAGTGGGCGTGTTACGATTTTGATGATTTCAGATTGAACAGCCGCGATGCACCTGCAGACGGCGTTGAAATTGGGTGCACACACGATCACCGCGAGTTGGAGCTGGAGGCGGAAATACGATCCGAATTGCCTTTGCCGGCTCATGTCGCGCTCAACGCGATTATCGAAGATACAGACGGAAATATCCAGTTTTGGGCGATAGCCTTCGAAGATGGCAAACCCGAATTTCACAGCCGAGTTTGCCGAGCGATTGTTCTGGAGACAGTCTCGTGA
- the tyrS gene encoding tyrosine--tRNA ligase gives MTQYTSDLLRLLDERGYIHQMTDAAGLDALAAKQIVPGYIGFDATAPSLHIGSLVQIMLLRRLQQSGHKPIVLMGGGTTRIGDPTGRDESRKMLTDETIDSNIASIRTVFEKLLKFGDGPTDAIMVNNQDWLGQIGYIEMLQKVGTHFTVNRMLSFDSVKLRLEREQPMTFLEFNYMILQGYDFRHLAQEMGARLQMGGSDQWGNIINGVELGRRMDGTELFGVTTPLLTTADGGKMGKTAAGAVWLNEAQLPAYDFWQYWRNTDDRDVGRFLRLFTDLPLNEITKLEALEGSAINDAKIVLANEVTKLVRGEDAARSAEATAAQTFAGGGAGEDLPSVSVGEEGKRIGVVLTEIGFTGSKGEAKRKITEGAVKLGGETISDAGFLVNVADGEELKLSLGKKKHGIITR, from the coding sequence ATGACCCAATATACATCAGATCTCCTCCGCCTGCTCGACGAACGCGGCTATATCCACCAGATGACCGATGCGGCGGGGCTTGATGCGCTCGCAGCAAAGCAAATTGTGCCGGGTTATATCGGGTTCGACGCCACAGCGCCTTCGCTCCACATCGGCAGTCTGGTTCAGATCATGCTGCTGCGCCGCCTTCAACAATCCGGGCATAAGCCAATTGTCTTGATGGGCGGCGGAACCACTCGCATTGGTGACCCGACTGGCCGCGATGAAAGCCGAAAAATGCTGACTGATGAAACCATCGACAGCAATATCGCTTCAATTCGCACTGTGTTTGAGAAGCTTCTCAAATTCGGAGACGGACCAACCGATGCGATCATGGTCAATAACCAGGATTGGCTTGGCCAGATCGGCTATATTGAAATGCTTCAGAAGGTCGGCACGCACTTTACGGTGAACAGAATGCTGTCTTTTGACTCGGTAAAACTACGGCTCGAGCGCGAGCAACCGATGACCTTCCTCGAGTTCAATTACATGATCCTGCAAGGATATGATTTCCGCCATTTGGCCCAGGAAATGGGTGCCCGGTTGCAAATGGGCGGGTCTGATCAATGGGGTAATATCATCAACGGGGTCGAGCTTGGACGCCGCATGGACGGGACCGAGTTGTTTGGTGTCACAACCCCGCTGTTGACGACCGCGGATGGCGGCAAAATGGGTAAGACTGCCGCTGGCGCAGTTTGGCTTAATGAAGCGCAATTGCCAGCGTATGATTTCTGGCAATATTGGCGCAACACCGACGACCGCGATGTCGGCCGGTTCCTGCGCCTGTTCACCGATTTGCCGCTGAACGAAATTACGAAACTAGAAGCGCTCGAAGGCAGCGCGATCAATGACGCGAAAATTGTTCTGGCCAATGAAGTGACCAAACTTGTGCGGGGCGAAGATGCAGCGCGTTCTGCGGAAGCTACCGCAGCTCAAACATTTGCCGGTGGCGGCGCTGGCGAAGATTTGCCCTCCGTATCCGTGGGTGAAGAGGGCAAGCGAATCGGCGTAGTGCTCACTGAAATTGGTTTCACAGGCTCAAAAGGCGAGGCTAAGCGCAAGATTACAGAGGGCGCGGTCAAGCTGGGTGGCGAAACGATCAGCGATGCTGGCTTTCTGGTTAATGTAGCGGATGGGGAAGAATTAAAATTAAGCCTTGGTAAGAAGAAACACGGCATAATTACCCGCTAA
- a CDS encoding PilZ domain-containing protein, which produces MSVGAQLSVTDLRRAARHPVDFPVIAEHHDRGDVKMHISNLSAHGFMVDDGTELGRGDRVIIRLPVVGRIEAYVIWTRDERAGFQFERIIRLDDFVAMIDTLQPNPRLRRSR; this is translated from the coding sequence ATGAGTGTTGGAGCACAATTGTCAGTAACCGATTTGCGGCGCGCCGCGCGGCATCCGGTAGATTTTCCCGTCATCGCGGAGCACCACGATCGCGGCGATGTGAAAATGCACATCAGCAACTTGTCTGCGCACGGTTTTATGGTCGATGACGGCACGGAGCTTGGCCGCGGCGACCGCGTAATCATCCGCCTGCCGGTGGTTGGCAGGATCGAAGCCTACGTCATCTGGACCCGCGACGAACGCGCCGGTTTTCAATTTGAGCGCATCATTCGTCTCGATGATTTCGTCGCCATGATCGACACACTTCAGCCCAATCCCCGCTTACGCAGGAGTCGCTGA
- a CDS encoding MFS transporter, with translation MTEPTSPLQIADFRRFWCARFIAVAATLSMVVLLGYQTYDIARADYGYSRQEGAFLLGLLGLAQFIPLLLLTPVAGWVADKFDRRHVAAIANLTDCLIAGVLAAMTWLEALNLPILFTLAAMHGGARVFLGPSMSAIAPNIVPAKLLPKAIAFSSISWQGATVIGPAIGGFAFAEAQWLPHATSTVLLVMSAALIMSIRPVKARQSAVPVHPVRQMVDGAKFTFKHRFLLGCITLDLFAVILAGATALLPVFARDILQVGPEGLGIMRGAPALGAAAVALILSFRPLENNVGVKMLWAVVVFGIATIVFGISRDLWLSLTALVVLGAADMISVFVRSSLVQLNTPDEMRGRVSSISGLAISASNELGEMQSGIAAGILGATGAVVFGGVGAILVTALWAWIFPELRLAKRFTSEYLDDDPPKEKPV, from the coding sequence ATGACCGAGCCGACTTCACCCCTTCAAATTGCGGATTTCCGCAGGTTTTGGTGTGCTCGGTTTATTGCCGTGGCGGCCACGCTGTCGATGGTGGTGCTGCTGGGATATCAGACCTATGATATCGCCCGCGCCGATTATGGATATAGCCGCCAGGAAGGTGCGTTTCTCCTCGGTCTGCTCGGCCTTGCTCAATTTATACCCCTGTTGCTGCTAACGCCGGTTGCCGGATGGGTAGCGGACAAGTTTGATCGTCGCCATGTCGCGGCAATTGCCAATCTCACTGATTGCCTGATCGCGGGCGTGCTTGCGGCGATGACTTGGCTCGAAGCGCTCAATTTACCTATCTTGTTTACGCTCGCCGCAATGCATGGCGGCGCGCGCGTCTTCTTAGGCCCATCGATGAGCGCAATTGCGCCCAATATCGTGCCAGCCAAACTCCTGCCCAAGGCAATCGCTTTCAGTTCCATATCATGGCAGGGAGCGACCGTTATCGGCCCCGCAATCGGCGGTTTTGCCTTTGCCGAGGCGCAGTGGCTGCCACATGCCACATCGACTGTTTTGCTAGTGATGTCGGCGGCTCTGATCATGTCGATTCGCCCGGTCAAAGCCAGGCAGTCTGCCGTTCCGGTCCATCCCGTCCGGCAAATGGTCGATGGGGCGAAATTCACCTTTAAGCACCGGTTCCTGCTAGGCTGCATCACGCTGGATCTGTTCGCTGTCATTCTGGCAGGTGCGACCGCGCTGCTTCCCGTATTTGCGCGAGACATCCTACAGGTTGGTCCAGAAGGTCTTGGCATAATGCGCGGTGCGCCAGCATTAGGTGCTGCCGCGGTCGCACTGATTCTGTCGTTCCGACCGCTCGAAAATAATGTCGGTGTCAAAATGTTGTGGGCGGTGGTGGTGTTCGGCATCGCGACGATTGTGTTCGGCATTTCACGCGATCTGTGGCTTAGCCTCACTGCACTGGTGGTGCTTGGCGCAGCGGATATGATATCGGTGTTTGTCCGCTCCAGCCTCGTCCAATTGAACACGCCTGACGAGATGCGAGGGCGCGTTTCATCGATCTCTGGCCTTGCCATTTCAGCTTCTAATGAATTGGGCGAAATGCAGTCCGGAATTGCCGCCGGAATTTTGGGTGCAACGGGGGCGGTTGTTTTTGGCGGAGTCGGTGCAATATTGGTAACAGCATTGTGGGCATGGATTTTCCCCGAACTGCGCCTCGCCAAACGATTTACGTCCGAATATTTAGATGATGATCCGCCTAAGGAGAAACCAGTATGA
- the cysK gene encoding cysteine synthase A → MRADSVLATIGNTPHIRLSRLFPNHEVWVKSERGNPGGSIKDRIGLAMVEAAEASGDLKPGGTIIEPTSGNTGIGLAMVAAVKGYKLVLVMPESMSLERRRLMLAYGATFDLTDKAKGMKGAIERATELVEQTDGAWMPAQFDNPANFEVHVRTTSQEILADFKDEPIDVMITGVGTGGHLTGCAEELKRHWPSLKAYAVEPALSPVIGGGQPGPHPIQGIGAGFIPGNLHTQAIDGAIAVDAEAAKDMARRCAAEEGLLVGISSGATLAAIAKKLPELPEGSRVLGFNYDTGERYLSVPDFLPEA, encoded by the coding sequence ATGAGAGCCGATTCAGTCCTCGCCACTATTGGCAACACACCGCATATCCGGCTTTCGCGCCTGTTCCCGAACCATGAAGTCTGGGTGAAATCGGAACGTGGCAATCCCGGCGGATCGATCAAGGACCGGATCGGCCTCGCCATGGTCGAAGCCGCCGAAGCATCGGGAGATTTGAAGCCGGGCGGCACAATAATCGAACCGACTAGCGGCAACACAGGCATCGGCCTCGCAATGGTCGCGGCGGTAAAAGGCTACAAGCTCGTGCTGGTGATGCCCGAGTCCATGTCGCTGGAACGTCGCCGTTTGATGCTGGCATACGGCGCGACATTTGATTTGACCGATAAGGCCAAGGGCATGAAAGGCGCTATTGAACGCGCAACCGAATTGGTCGAGCAAACTGACGGTGCATGGATGCCCGCCCAATTCGATAACCCGGCCAATTTTGAGGTTCATGTGCGGACCACCTCACAGGAGATCCTCGCGGACTTCAAAGATGAGCCAATCGATGTGATGATCACCGGCGTCGGCACTGGCGGCCATCTGACCGGCTGCGCCGAAGAATTGAAGCGGCACTGGCCGAGCCTGAAGGCCTATGCGGTTGAGCCCGCACTCTCGCCCGTAATCGGCGGCGGCCAACCCGGCCCTCACCCGATCCAAGGCATCGGCGCAGGGTTCATCCCGGGCAATCTCCACACCCAAGCCATCGATGGCGCAATTGCGGTAGATGCAGAAGCCGCGAAAGACATGGCTCGCCGCTGCGCAGCCGAAGAAGGCCTGCTGGTCGGTATCTCCAGCGGCGCAACCCTGGCAGCGATCGCAAAGAAATTGCCTGAACTGCCCGAAGGCTCTCGTGTCCTTGGGTTCAATTATGATACGGGTGAACGGTATTTGAGTGTGCCCGATTTCCTGCCGGAGGCTTGA
- a CDS encoding DUF1214 domain-containing protein, with protein MKIVVGFVISIAAAATGAWAGYDNAKGLIRGGDSIFDTFKETESGWLFSDDIGSSNASLLERARIAVGGPLGLSSSEVLYFIALNDSEGRRLTSSCSYVVTGVPIDTRWWSLTLYDSSTQNYVENTQNRSSWNSAVLPKRKDGSWQIIVSAQSSEGNWLPSQKIADQPFELNLRTYNPSDKTRQAAPDIALPIVERTGC; from the coding sequence TTGAAAATCGTCGTTGGCTTCGTGATATCAATTGCAGCTGCAGCCACCGGTGCATGGGCGGGGTATGACAATGCCAAGGGGTTAATCCGCGGTGGCGATTCCATCTTTGATACGTTCAAAGAAACGGAATCAGGTTGGCTGTTCTCGGATGATATAGGGTCATCAAATGCGTCGCTGCTTGAGCGGGCACGCATTGCCGTGGGTGGTCCTTTGGGGCTTTCGTCCAGCGAGGTTCTCTATTTCATCGCGCTAAATGACAGCGAAGGCCGCAGGCTCACGTCGAGCTGCTCCTATGTGGTGACAGGCGTACCAATCGACACGCGTTGGTGGTCGCTGACGCTGTATGACAGCAGCACCCAGAACTACGTCGAAAACACGCAAAACCGTTCGAGCTGGAATAGTGCAGTATTGCCTAAGCGCAAGGATGGGTCATGGCAGATAATCGTTTCGGCTCAGTCTAGCGAAGGCAATTGGTTGCCGAGCCAAAAAATTGCAGACCAGCCATTCGAGTTGAATCTCCGGACCTATAATCCAAGCGACAAGACCCGGCAGGCTGCCCCCGATATCGCGCTGCCAATTGTGGAGCGGACAGGATGTTGA
- a CDS encoding DUF1254 domain-containing protein, whose translation MLSRSTLVWVATAVVAATAAFVGAKAFTIYQAPRMVMSTIEDTIAQRAGGWNACWHNRQFGPVPGGAKRANPDSVVTLMAYDLFNGPVRVSGETWPDYWSMSLYQQNSDNYFVTNDRDIERGKFDFIIALPGHKLPDHKFSAANTRRINSPTNKGIMLIRRFVKEEADMPALLENQDLMRCNPLALHDPVG comes from the coding sequence ATGTTGAGCCGAAGCACGCTTGTTTGGGTTGCCACCGCTGTGGTGGCTGCAACAGCCGCTTTCGTCGGCGCCAAAGCCTTCACCATTTACCAAGCGCCCCGGATGGTCATGTCCACTATCGAAGACACCATCGCGCAGCGGGCTGGCGGTTGGAACGCCTGTTGGCATAACCGGCAATTCGGGCCGGTTCCAGGAGGTGCGAAGCGCGCTAATCCTGACAGTGTTGTGACCTTAATGGCTTATGATCTGTTCAACGGGCCGGTGCGAGTTTCCGGAGAGACATGGCCAGATTATTGGTCCATGTCCCTTTATCAGCAAAATTCAGATAATTATTTCGTGACCAATGATCGCGACATTGAACGCGGTAAATTCGATTTCATTATTGCCTTGCCCGGTCATAAATTGCCCGATCATAAATTCTCGGCGGCCAATACCCGCAGAATCAACTCGCCGACCAATAAAGGCATCATGCTGATCCGCCGCTTCGTGAAGGAAGAGGCGGATATGCCTGCTTTGCTCGAAAATCAGGATCTAATGCGATGCAACCCGTTGGCGCTACACGATCCTGTTGGCTAA
- a CDS encoding acyl-CoA dehydrogenase C-terminal domain-containing protein produces the protein MPTYTAPTRDTRFIVNEVLDLASYNKLPGFESATADMIDTVINEAGKFCSEVIAPLNQVGDKEGCTRHADGSVTTPTGFKAAFDQYRESGWGTIAQPEEFGGQGMPHVLGFVVEEFVGTANQAFAMYSGLTGGAVAAILAKASPELQEKYLHKMIANEWLGTMNLTEPHCGTDLGMIRTKAEPQADGSYAITGTKIFISAGEHDLTENIIHLVLAKTPGAPDSSKGISLFIVPKVMVNDDGSLGARNSLQCGSIEEKMGIHGNSTCVMNYDGATGFMVGEENKGLAAMFVMMNAARLGVGIQGYAQAEVAYQNAVAYALDRRQGRALSGPAEPKAQADPIFVHADVRRMLMDAKAYVEGMRALALWGALQVDLTHKAGTDEEKAKADQIISLLTPVIKGYGTDKGFDIAVNMQQVFGGHGYIQEWGMEQFVRDSRIAMIYEGTNGVQAMDLCGRKLAQNGGAAIQTFFATVDAEIAAAKENEALAPFASQLEKALGEQKAATMWFMQNAMKNPDHLGAGAHHYMHIMGIVSLGLMWLRMATVAHTKLAEGTDDKAFYEAKIATAMYYGDRFLPDTGALRRKLETGSDSMMALGAEAFQTAA, from the coding sequence ATGCCTACCTACACCGCACCAACGCGCGACACCCGCTTCATCGTCAACGAAGTGCTTGATTTGGCCAGTTACAACAAATTGCCTGGCTTCGAAAGCGCGACTGCCGATATGATCGACACTGTCATCAATGAGGCAGGCAAGTTCTGCTCGGAAGTGATCGCTCCGCTCAATCAAGTTGGTGATAAAGAGGGCTGCACGCGCCACGCAGACGGCAGCGTAACAACGCCAACCGGATTTAAGGCAGCGTTCGATCAGTATCGCGAATCAGGATGGGGCACTATTGCCCAGCCGGAAGAATTTGGCGGTCAGGGTATGCCGCATGTACTCGGCTTTGTAGTCGAAGAATTCGTTGGAACCGCGAACCAGGCATTTGCGATGTATTCCGGCCTGACCGGAGGGGCGGTTGCCGCCATCCTCGCCAAAGCATCGCCTGAGCTGCAGGAGAAATATCTTCACAAAATGATTGCGAATGAATGGCTAGGCACCATGAATTTAACCGAGCCGCATTGTGGAACGGATCTCGGCATGATCCGGACCAAAGCCGAACCGCAGGCTGATGGTTCCTATGCCATCACCGGCACCAAGATTTTCATCTCGGCCGGTGAACATGATCTCACTGAAAATATCATCCACCTCGTATTGGCGAAGACGCCGGGTGCACCGGACAGTTCGAAGGGTATTTCATTGTTCATCGTGCCAAAAGTGATGGTTAATGATGACGGCTCGCTAGGAGCGCGCAATTCTTTACAATGCGGGTCCATCGAAGAGAAAATGGGGATCCACGGTAACTCCACTTGCGTCATGAATTATGATGGAGCGACCGGTTTCATGGTTGGCGAGGAGAATAAGGGCCTTGCGGCAATGTTCGTCATGATGAATGCAGCACGCCTCGGAGTTGGTATTCAGGGCTACGCTCAAGCCGAAGTCGCTTATCAAAACGCGGTGGCATATGCTCTCGACCGCCGTCAGGGCCGCGCACTGAGCGGACCTGCCGAACCTAAAGCCCAAGCCGACCCGATTTTTGTACACGCCGATGTCCGCCGGATGCTGATGGATGCCAAAGCCTATGTCGAAGGAATGCGCGCACTGGCATTATGGGGCGCGTTGCAAGTTGATCTGACGCATAAGGCCGGCACTGACGAGGAAAAGGCAAAGGCTGACCAAATCATCAGTCTGCTGACACCCGTAATCAAAGGCTACGGCACCGATAAGGGCTTCGATATAGCGGTCAATATGCAGCAGGTGTTTGGCGGCCATGGCTACATCCAGGAATGGGGCATGGAACAATTTGTGCGCGATAGCCGCATTGCCATGATTTACGAGGGTACTAACGGGGTTCAGGCGATGGATCTGTGTGGACGCAAGCTCGCTCAAAATGGCGGCGCTGCAATCCAGACTTTCTTTGCGACTGTTGATGCAGAAATCGCTGCGGCCAAGGAAAATGAGGCGCTGGCACCTTTTGCAAGTCAGCTTGAAAAAGCGCTCGGCGAGCAGAAAGCTGCCACTATGTGGTTCATGCAAAATGCTATGAAAAACCCGGACCACCTGGGCGCTGGCGCACATCATTATATGCACATCATGGGCATCGTTTCGCTCGGCCTGATGTGGCTGCGGATGGCGACTGTTGCTCACACAAAGTTGGCGGAAGGCACCGACGACAAAGCATTCTACGAAGCCAAAATCGCCACTGCTATGTACTATGGCGATCGCTTCTTGCCCGACACCGGAGCGCTACGCCGGAAGCTGGAAACGGGTTCGGACAGCATGATGGCGCTGGGTGCTGAGGCATTCCAAACAGCGGCGTAA